One genomic segment of Centropristis striata isolate RG_2023a ecotype Rhode Island chromosome 11, C.striata_1.0, whole genome shotgun sequence includes these proteins:
- the LOC131980860 gene encoding tripartite motif-containing protein 16-like, whose translation MAQKGVQLDRETFSCSICLDLLKDPVTTTCGHSYCMKCIQTHWDEEDRKGIYSCPECRQTFTPRPVLLKNTMLAVLVDEMKKTGLPAAPADLCYAGAEDVACDFCTGRKLKALKSCLNCPASYCEKHLQPHYELPIFKKHKLVEPSEKLQENICSQHDEVMKMFCRTDQKCICYLCSVDEHKGHDMVSAAAERTEKQKELEVSRQNIQQRIQDREKDVKLLQQEVQNINRSADKTVEDGEKIFSELIRLLEKRSSEVKQQVRSQQDTQVSRVKELEEKLQQEIAELKRKDAELKKLSHTEDHNQFLHSYPSLSALSESTSSMEIRPLRYFEDVTAAVSEVRDKLQDVLREEWKKLSLTVTEVDVLLSDSPAEPTTRAGFLRYSCEITLDPNTADAQLLLSEGNRKATLTEDHQSYPRHPDRFTGCWQVLSRESLTGRCYWEVEWRGVEVNVAASYNNINRASPFAYNDKSWSLDCCDNKYTFWYNNIQTPVSGPRTSRVGVYLDHRAGILSFYSVSETMTLLHRVQTTFTQPLFAGLRLYYDYGDTAEFCKLK comes from the coding sequence atggcgcAGAAAGGAGTTCAGCTGGACCGAGAAACCTTCTCTTGttccatctgtctggatctactgaaggatccgGTGACTACTACATGTGGACACAGCTACTGTATGAAGTGTATTCAAACACACTGGGATGAAGAGGATAGAAAAGGAATCTACAGCTGCCCTGAGTGCAGACAGACGTTCACACCGAGGCCTGTCCTactgaaaaacaccatgttagcagTTTTAGTGGATGAGATGAAGAAGACTGGACTcccagctgctcctgctgatctCTGCTATGCTGGAGCTGAAGATGTGGCCTGTGATTTCTGCACtgggagaaaactgaaagccCTCAAGTCCTGTCTCAACTGTCCGGCCTCTTACTGTGAGAAACACCTTCAGCCTCATTATGAATtacctatttttaaaaaacacaagctggtggagccctCAGAGAAGCTCCAGGAGAACATCTGCTCTCAGCAcgatgaggtgatgaagatgttctGTCGTACAGATCAGAAGTGtatctgttatctctgctctgtggatgaacataaaggccacgacatggtctcagctgcagcagaacggacggagaagcagaaagagctggaggtgagtcgacaaaacatccagcagagaatccaggacagagagaaagatgtgaagctgcttcaacaggaggtgcagaacatcaatCGCTCCGCCGATAAAACAGTGGAGGACGGCGAGAAGATCTTCAGCGAGCTGATCCGTCTCTTGGAGAAAAGAAGCTCCgaggtgaagcagcaggtcagatcccagcaggaCACCCAAGTGAGTCGAGTCAAAGAGCttgaggagaagctgcagcaggagatcgctgagctgaagaggaaagacgctgagctgaagaaactctcacacacagaggatCACAACCAGTTTCTGCACAGCtacccctcactgtcagcactcagTGAGTCTACATCCAGCATGGAGATCCGTCCTCTGCGCTACTTTGAGGACGTGACAGCGGCTGTGTCAGAAGTCAGAGACAAACTACAGGACGTCCTGAGAGAGGAATGGAAAAAGCTCTCACTGACAGTgactgaagtggatgttttactgtcagattcaCCAGCAGAGCCCACGACCAGAGCTGGATTCTTAAGATATTCATGTGAGATcacactggatccaaacacagcagatgcacagctgttattatctgaggggaacagaaaagcaacatTAACAGAGGATCATCAGTCCTATCCACGTCACCCAGACAGATTCACTGGATGTTGGCAGGTCCTgagtagagagagtctgactggacgttgttactgggaggtggagtggagaGGGGTTGAAGTTAATGTAGCAGCTTCATACAACAATATCAACAGAGCAAGTCCATTTGCATACAATGACAAATCTTGGTCATTAGATTGTTGTGacaacaaatatacattttggtACAACAACATCCAAACTCCTGTCTCAGGTCCTCGGACCTCCAGAGTGGGAGTGTACCTGGATCATAGagcaggtattctgtccttctacagtgtctctgaaaccatgactctcctccacagagtccagaccacatTTACTCAGCCTCTCTTTGCTGGACTTCggctttattatgattatggagacactgctgagttctgtaaactcaaataa